A genomic window from Coccinella septempunctata chromosome 9, icCocSept1.1, whole genome shotgun sequence includes:
- the LOC123320552 gene encoding uncharacterized protein LOC123320552, with protein MAWKLIEERYNNPRMLFNKHMDNLLNFTNLNSESAGAIKKLHDTIRESTEALRNMNINKWEDIFAYIMLRKLDSTTANLYEQSVNKPRDIQHLDDLISILAQRFQTLEVVRTNTKKPERKYDEHQKINSHLQRTTKCSICNNLHEIYRCEKFKNLSMPKMQRSPPVANMLHREKRNDDTKRTHPSNPTQERVNSHLGQAKNNLQESKTSVIATALIRATNKNDEKITLRALIDPGSQASFITTAAAQALGKQKIKQNAEITGLGNTATESRWKINTNITPNFDSEFAMDAELNVIGKVTNNMPSTHLYTKINWDNIQLADPLFHVPGPIDVLLGIDYFPKYMKSGFKATEDGLVAQNTHFGWIISGTASSSPQLRVASLITNLNENSQLTKFWNIEEAENSEETTNDDTFVEKFYSNTFRRDEHGYTVKLPFKKSTTQLGESKQRALARLFQLENKLDKDEKLSPMYEEFMQEYIALGHMKIASSNNSAKRYYIPHQPVLKEERDTTKLRVVFDASAKTSTGLSLNDILHTGPKLQQDLIDILIRWRKHKIAITADIEKMYRQVKLDTENQPLPSILWRNTKDEPSDEPIQTYELTTVTYGTAPAAYLAIRTMRQLAIDEKKNHPLAAEIVLRDFYVDDLLSGADTIEEARYIQKEVTDLLKKGGFNIRKWKYNVLTESKSTVTLDDKNVPTKTLGITWTPREDNIQYLIKRNSEHRLTKRKILSEIATIFDPLGLLSPVIIQAKLLMQEIWKTNTSWDEPPPEHIKNTWKNFRNELPKLEEIQVQRWIHLRRGQPLEIHGFSDASLKAYGAAVYIKTTDTNGNTYVGLLASKSKVAPLTNTKTIPQLELCAALLLAKLIKRCVTALNHNNSKIFTWSDSQVVISWINADAGKWKMFVANRVREIPNLLGQGHWYYYRWKQYHLHSAINSSTNIVIIIVIVLLIVYFLKHRKQQQAPADAHASNRPFILRRSSCSQYTMIADQAAISRDDNHQQRHQDPNHITMAAGNMYETCSRNDTGPLYWGIISHR; from the exons ATGGCCTGGAAACTCATAGAGGAAAGATACAACAACCCAAGGATGCTGTTCAATAAACACATGGACAATCTTCTCAATTTCACCAATCTGAATTCTGAATCAGCAGGAGCCATAAAGAAATTACACGACACTATTAGGGAAAGCACAGAAGCCCTGAGAAACATGAATATAAACAAATGGGAAGACATATTTGCATATATCATGCTAAGAAAACTGGATTCAACCACAGCAAATCTCTACGAGCAGAGTGTAAACAAGCCACGAGATATTCAGCACCTGGATGACCTCATCAGCATCCTAGCTCAACGTTTCCAAACACTTGAAGTCGTCAGAACGAATACAAAAAAACCAGAAAGAAAGTACGATGAACACCAGAAAATAAACAGTCACCTCCAGAGAACCACAAAGTGCAGCATATGCAATAATCTCCACGAGATCTACAGAtgcgaaaaattcaaaaatcttagT ATGCCAAAAATGCAACGGTCGCCACCGGTCGCCAACATGCTCCATCGAGAAAAGCGAAATGATGATACAAAAAGGACACATCCTTCCAACCCCACTCAAGAAAGGGTCAATTCACATCTGGGACAAGCAAAGAACAACCTTCAAGAATCAAAGACCTCAGTGATAGCAACCGCCCTCATCAGAGCCACCAacaaaaacgatgaaaaaataACTCTAAGAGCCCTGATTGACCCAGGATCACAAGCCTCTTTCATCACAACAGCCGCAGCTCAAGCATtgggaaaacaaaaaatcaaacaaaacgCTGAAATAACCGGCCTAGGAAATACCGCTACGGAATCCAGGTGGAAAATAAATACGAACATTACACCCAACTTCGACAGTGAATTTGCGATGGACGCTGAGCTCAATGTAATAGGCAAAGTAACAAATAATATGCCATCCACTCACCTTTATACCAAAATCAACTGGGATAATATACAACTCGCAGATCCATTATTCCATGTACCAGGTCCAATCGACGTTCTACTCGGAATTGACTACTTCCCCAAGTATATGAAGTCGGGATTCAAGGCAACAGAAGATGGACTAGTGGCACAAAACACTCATTTCGGATGGATTATTAGCGGAACCGCATCATCGAGTCCACAACTTCGTGTAGCAAGCTTGATcacgaatttgaatgaaaattcacaACTCACAAAATTCTGGAACATCGAAGAAGCAGAAAATTCCGAGGAAACAACAAACGACGATACTTTCGTCGAAAAATTTTACTCCAACACCTTTCGACGGGACGAGCACGGTTATACTGTGAAACTTCCATTCAAGAAAAGTACAACTCAGCTAGGAGAATCGAAGCAGAGGGCACTGGCACGACTATTTCAATTGGAAAACAAGCTGGATAAAGATGAAAAGCTTAGCCCTATGTATGAAGAATTCATGCAGGAATACATTGCGCTAGGTCATATGAAAATTGCTAGCTCAAATAATTCAGCGAAGAGGTATTATATTCCACATCAACCTGTATTGAAAGAAGAACGTGATACGACAAAACTAAGAGTCGTATTCGATGCAAGCGCAAAGACAAGTACCGGACTCAGCCTAAACGACATTCTTCACACAGGACCTAAACTACAGCAGGATCTCATAGATATTCTGATAAGATGGCGAAAACACAAAATAGCCATAACAGCTGACATCGAGAAAATGTATAGGCAGGTGAAATTGGACACAGAAAACCAGCCATTACCCTCTATACTCTGGAGAAACACCAAAGATGAGCCCTCGGATGAGCCAATTCAAACCTACGAATTAACCACTGTAACCTACGGTACAGCACCAGCAGCTTACCTGGCCATAAGAACAATGAGACAACTAGCTATAGATGAAAAGAAAAACCACCCCCTTGCGGCTGAAATAGTGCTACGGGATTTCTACGTGGACGATCTTCTGAGTGGCGCAGACACTATTGAAGAAGCACGATATATACAAAAGGAAGTAACTGACCTACTCAAAAAAGGAGGATTCAATATAAGAAAGTGGAAATATAATGTACTGACCGAAAGCAAATCCACCGTCACGCTGGATGACAAAAATGTACCAACCAAGACGCTCGGTATAACATGGACTCCCAGAGAAGATAATATTCAGTATCTAATAAAACGAAACTCCGAACATCGGttaacaaaaagaaaaatcttATCAGAAATCGCCACAATCTTCGATCCTCTTGGATTATTATCTCCAGTCATTATACAGGCGAAACTGTTAAtgcaagaaatatggaaaaccaACACATCTTGGGATGAACCACCACCAGAGCACATCAAGAACACctggaaaaacttcagaaacgagcttccaaaattagaagaaattcAAGTTCAACGCTGGATTCACCTACGGCGTGGACAACCCTTGGAAATACATGGATTCTCAGATGCATCCCTGAAAGCATATGGCGCTGCAGTATACATAAAAACAACAGACACAAATGGAAACACCTACGTGGGACTCCTGGCTTCCAAATCAAAAGTAGCACCACTAACAAATACAAAGACAATCCCGCAGTTAGAACTCTGCGCAGCCCTTCTTCTAGCCAAACTCATCAAACGCTGCGTTACGGCCCTGAATCacaacaattcaaaaatattcacctgGTCCGACTCTCAAGTAGTAATATCATGGATAAACGCTGACGCTGGAAAGTGGAAAATGTTCGTCGCAAACAGAGTTCGAGAAATCCCTAACCTGCTAGGTCAAGGTCACTGGTACTACTACCGTTGGAAACAATATCACTTGCATTCAGCGATAAACTCCAGCACGAACATCGTAATAATCATTGTCATTGTTTTACTTATTGTTTACTTTTTAAAACATAGGAAACAACAACAAGCACCGGCTGATGCACACGCGAGCAATAGACCATTCATCCTGAGGAGATCGAGCTGCAGCCAATATACAATGATCGCAGACCAGGCAGCCATCTCCAGGGATGACAACCACCAACAGAGACATCAAGACCCCAACCACATCACCATGGCCGCCGGGAatatgtacgaaac ttgttcaaGGAACgatacaggacccttatattggggaatcatctcccatagataa